In Kitasatospora gansuensis, a genomic segment contains:
- a CDS encoding response regulator transcription factor: MIRVLLAEDQGMVREALAALLSLEGDIDVVAQVARGDEVVAAVLDHQVQVAVLDIEMPGMTGIEAAAELRRAAPDTRVVIATTFGRPGYLRRAMEAGADAFLVKDAPAAELAEAIRRVLRGERVIDPTLAAAALAEGANPLTARERDVLAAAADGAVNAEIAARLHLSEGTVRNYLSMAIQKTSARNRAEAVRLAREKGWL; encoded by the coding sequence ATGATCAGGGTGCTGCTGGCCGAAGACCAGGGAATGGTGCGGGAGGCGCTGGCCGCGCTGCTCTCGCTCGAGGGTGACATCGACGTGGTCGCCCAAGTGGCGCGCGGCGACGAGGTGGTGGCCGCGGTGCTGGACCATCAGGTCCAGGTCGCGGTGCTGGACATCGAGATGCCCGGGATGACCGGCATCGAGGCGGCGGCCGAACTCCGCCGGGCGGCACCGGACACCCGGGTGGTGATCGCCACCACCTTCGGCCGGCCCGGCTACCTGCGCCGCGCGATGGAGGCCGGGGCGGACGCCTTCCTGGTCAAGGACGCCCCCGCGGCGGAGCTCGCGGAGGCGATCCGGCGGGTGCTCCGGGGCGAGCGGGTGATCGACCCCACGCTGGCCGCGGCAGCCCTCGCGGAGGGCGCCAATCCCCTGACGGCCCGGGAACGCGACGTCCTCGCGGCGGCGGCGGACGGGGCGGTGAACGCCGAGATCGCGGCGCGGCTGCACCTGTCCGAGGGGACCGTGCGGAACTATCTGTCGATGGCGATCCAGAAGACCTCGGCGCGCAACCGGGCCGAGGCGGTGCGGCTCGCCCGCGAGAAGGGGTGGCTCTAG
- a CDS encoding sensor histidine kinase, which translates to MSKFLPARFRPTGTGAGGATESFAVVPGARVENARQLVVKLAWMLLWMVYLFYPVEDLLGDEHTLAGKIVGWVALSLFLFAYLGMVAVRSMASPHWHGGLVVAGVMLLLALSTSLTFGVPWLVLFTYTSVCVGAVLPPRLGLIGVAGITALALLVGLLIHTERDTMAAIVLPCFLSGLAMNGLQRLISTMRELREARATVAHLAASEERLRLARDLHDLLGHSLSLITIKAQLAGRLLDQDKGEAGRAQVDDIEQVARQALTDVREAIGGFRRPTLAVELAAARSALTAAQITVEADPAIADPQPDLAAPEAAALAWALREAVTNVVRHGQGATRCGIGLDRTWEEDGSRFAVLEVSDNGRGPGKSPAGNGLSGLQERLALVGGRLDTGPGVRGKGFRLRALVPVSAVADSVPE; encoded by the coding sequence ATGTCGAAGTTCCTCCCCGCCCGCTTCCGTCCCACCGGGACGGGGGCGGGCGGTGCCACCGAGTCGTTCGCCGTCGTACCCGGCGCACGGGTCGAGAACGCCCGCCAACTGGTGGTCAAACTCGCCTGGATGCTGCTCTGGATGGTCTACCTCTTCTACCCGGTGGAGGACCTGCTCGGCGACGAGCACACCCTGGCGGGCAAGATCGTCGGCTGGGTCGCGCTGAGCCTCTTCCTGTTCGCCTACCTGGGCATGGTGGCGGTCCGCTCGATGGCCTCCCCGCACTGGCACGGCGGCCTGGTGGTGGCGGGGGTGATGCTGCTGCTCGCGCTGAGCACCTCGCTCACCTTCGGGGTGCCCTGGCTGGTGCTGTTCACGTACACCTCGGTCTGCGTCGGAGCCGTACTGCCGCCCAGACTCGGCCTGATCGGGGTGGCCGGGATCACCGCGCTGGCGCTGCTGGTGGGCCTGCTGATCCACACCGAACGCGACACCATGGCGGCGATCGTGCTGCCCTGCTTCCTCAGCGGGCTGGCCATGAACGGCCTGCAGCGGCTGATCAGCACCATGCGCGAACTCCGCGAGGCCCGGGCCACGGTGGCCCACCTGGCGGCCTCGGAGGAGCGGCTGCGGCTCGCCCGCGACCTGCACGACCTGCTCGGCCACTCGCTCTCGCTGATCACCATCAAGGCCCAGCTGGCCGGCCGACTGCTCGACCAGGACAAGGGCGAGGCCGGCCGGGCCCAGGTGGACGACATCGAGCAGGTCGCCCGGCAGGCGCTGACCGACGTCCGGGAGGCGATCGGCGGCTTCCGCCGCCCCACCCTGGCGGTCGAACTCGCCGCCGCCCGCAGCGCCCTGACGGCGGCCCAGATCACGGTCGAGGCCGACCCGGCGATCGCCGACCCGCAGCCCGACCTGGCGGCCCCGGAGGCCGCCGCACTCGCCTGGGCACTCCGGGAGGCGGTCACCAACGTGGTCCGGCACGGCCAGGGCGCCACCAGGTGCGGCATCGGACTCGACCGCACCTGGGAGGAGGACGGCAGCCGGTTCGCCGTCCTGGAGGTCAGCGACAACGGCCGCGGACCGGGCAAGTCACCGGCCGGGAACGGCCTTTCGGGCCTGCAGGAGCGGCTCGCCCTGGTCGGCGGCCGGCTCGACACCGGCCCGGGCGTACGGGGGAAGGGATTCCGCCTGCGGGCACTGGTCCCGGTCAGCGCGGTGGCCGATAGTGTGCCCGAATGA
- a CDS encoding ABC transporter permease → MKTLVQLEILRTLRNKRYLMFTVLYPALLYVFFINAYGSSDTVAGGVSVKAYFMVSMATFGAVGAVLTGSAQRISLERKSGWVRQLRLTALPGRAYTIAKIASCAVTTLPAIVVVFVIGAFEGVSLSVAQWLGLGLALWLGSFVFAALGVALGYAAQPDAVQPIVMIVYMLMALFGGTWFPIGDSLKSVAQFNPVYLYNQLATFVQPGQSLNLAAVAGLTGFLVVFVAGAAFLYRKDTKQA, encoded by the coding sequence ATGAAGACCCTGGTGCAGCTCGAGATCCTGCGGACCCTCCGGAACAAGCGCTACCTGATGTTCACGGTGCTCTACCCGGCCCTGCTCTACGTCTTCTTCATCAACGCCTACGGCAGCTCCGACACGGTGGCCGGCGGGGTGTCGGTGAAGGCGTACTTCATGGTCTCGATGGCCACCTTCGGCGCGGTCGGCGCGGTGCTCACCGGCAGCGCGCAGCGGATCTCGCTGGAGCGGAAGAGCGGCTGGGTCCGGCAGTTGCGGCTGACCGCGCTGCCCGGCCGGGCGTACACCATCGCCAAGATCGCCTCCTGCGCGGTCACCACGCTGCCCGCGATCGTGGTGGTCTTCGTGATCGGCGCCTTCGAGGGTGTCTCGCTCTCGGTCGCCCAGTGGCTCGGCCTCGGCCTGGCCCTCTGGCTCGGCAGCTTCGTCTTCGCGGCGCTCGGCGTGGCGCTGGGCTACGCGGCCCAGCCCGACGCGGTGCAGCCGATCGTGATGATCGTCTACATGTTGATGGCCCTGTTCGGCGGCACCTGGTTCCCGATCGGGGACTCGCTCAAGTCGGTGGCCCAGTTCAACCCGGTGTACCTGTACAACCAGTTGGCCACCTTCGTGCAGCCGGGCCAGTCGCTGAACCTCGCCGCAGTGGCCGGACTGACCGGCTTCCTGGTGGTCTTCGTCGCCGGAGCGGCCTTCCTCTACCGCAAGGACACCAAGCAGGCATGA
- a CDS encoding ABC transporter ATP-binding protein: MQMSTEVAAFRQVSKSYGAVKAVNGLDLVLRPGETVALLGPNGAGKSSSLDLLLGLREPDQGTVSLFGGSPRAAIETGLVGAMLQSGGLLGEVKVRELVKFACDVHPRGHNPAKVMEHAGITELAERKVDKLSGGQEQRVRFALAIAGANDLIVLDEPTTGMDVSVRQQFWAAMRAEADAGRTVLFATHYLEEADSIADRVLVLHRGRLIADGTSAEIKAKAGARRISFELHPADGAAGESVLRALPGTVGLDLTTRPDGVRSVRIRSTDADAGVAGLYRAGLYPRALEVTSLGLEQAFLTITGEADEETAR; this comes from the coding sequence ATGCAGATGAGTACCGAGGTGGCTGCCTTCCGGCAGGTGAGCAAGAGCTACGGCGCGGTCAAGGCGGTGAACGGTCTCGACCTGGTGCTGCGGCCCGGCGAGACGGTCGCGCTGCTCGGCCCGAACGGGGCGGGCAAGTCCAGCAGCCTGGACCTGCTGCTCGGTCTGCGTGAGCCCGACCAGGGCACCGTCTCGCTGTTCGGCGGCAGCCCGCGGGCCGCGATCGAGACCGGCCTGGTCGGCGCGATGCTGCAGAGCGGCGGCCTGCTCGGCGAGGTCAAGGTCCGCGAGCTGGTCAAGTTCGCCTGCGACGTCCACCCCCGGGGCCACAACCCGGCGAAGGTGATGGAGCACGCCGGGATCACCGAGCTGGCCGAGCGCAAGGTCGACAAGCTCTCCGGCGGCCAGGAGCAGCGGGTCCGCTTCGCCCTCGCGATCGCCGGGGCCAACGACCTGATCGTGCTGGACGAGCCGACCACCGGTATGGACGTCTCGGTCCGCCAGCAGTTCTGGGCCGCGATGCGGGCCGAGGCCGACGCGGGCCGCACGGTGCTGTTCGCCACCCACTACCTGGAGGAGGCGGACTCGATCGCCGACCGGGTGCTGGTGCTGCACCGGGGCCGGCTGATCGCCGACGGCACCTCCGCCGAGATCAAGGCCAAGGCCGGCGCCCGCCGGATCTCCTTCGAGCTGCACCCCGCCGACGGGGCCGCCGGGGAGAGCGTGCTGCGCGCCCTCCCCGGCACCGTGGGCCTGGACCTGACGACCCGTCCGGACGGCGTGCGCAGCGTCCGGATCCGCAGCACCGACGCCGACGCCGGGGTGGCCGGCCTGTACCGGGCCGGGCTCTACCCGCGGGCCCTGGAAGTCACCAGCCTGGGCCTGGAGCAGGCCTTCCTGACCATCACCGGCGAGGCCGACGAGGAGACCGCGCGATGA
- a CDS encoding S9 family peptidase gives MTTDTFPRQYARTQRFTVGAPRSFAVAPDGSRVVFLRAKGGDDRANLLWTMDPTTGAERIAADPVALLGGGEESLSAAERARRERSREGSAGIVGYTLDGAGALAAFALSGRLFLADLTGERPTRELPAAGPLVDPRFSPDGSHVAYATVEGELRVTRTDGSGDRALATPERAGVTWGQAEFIAQEEMDRDRGHWWAPAGDRLLAARADDAPVQRWWIADPANPGSVPAEVAYPAAGTANAEVGLWLLGLDGSRTELTWDREAFPYLARVHWSEQELTLLVQARDQRSQRYLTVDQTTGATTTVLAESDPVWLDLFSGVPARTADGLLVRIADQDGARVLVAGERQLTDRRLHVRSVLSVGSTVLFTASGGTEETDPVPGWIGTFEIGLDGSGLTRLGAAGAVSAVRGGDVTVLVSADPAWSGARVEVLVDGEPLATVASYAETPLITARPEFVFAGERRIPTAVFLPTGYDRDRDGLLPVLMDPYGGPHGQRVVRSQNPHLTSQWFADQGFAVIVADGRGTPGRSPEWEKAIAFDFAGATLEDQVDALRALAGQYPLDLEKVAIRGWSYGGYLAALAVLRRPDVFHAAVSGAPVTDWRLYDTHYTERYLGHPDQRPEVYDANSLTADAAKLERPLMLVHGLADDNVVAAHTLRLSSALLAAGRPHTVLPLSGVTHMTPQEQVAENLLLLQVSFLKEQLGS, from the coding sequence ATGACCACCGACACTTTTCCCCGGCAGTACGCGCGCACCCAGCGCTTCACCGTCGGCGCACCCCGGTCCTTCGCCGTCGCACCCGACGGGTCCCGGGTCGTCTTCCTCCGGGCCAAGGGCGGCGACGATCGCGCCAACCTGCTCTGGACCATGGACCCCACCACCGGTGCCGAGCGGATCGCCGCCGACCCGGTGGCCCTGCTCGGCGGCGGCGAGGAGAGCCTGTCGGCCGCCGAGCGGGCCCGCCGGGAGCGGAGCCGCGAGGGTTCGGCCGGCATCGTCGGCTACACCCTGGACGGGGCGGGGGCGCTGGCCGCCTTCGCGCTCTCCGGCCGCCTGTTCCTCGCCGACCTGACGGGGGAGCGGCCGACCCGTGAGCTGCCCGCCGCCGGGCCGCTGGTCGACCCCCGGTTCTCGCCGGACGGGAGCCACGTGGCGTACGCGACCGTCGAGGGCGAGCTGCGGGTGACCCGTACCGACGGCTCGGGGGACCGCGCGCTGGCCACCCCCGAGCGGGCCGGGGTGACGTGGGGTCAGGCCGAGTTCATCGCGCAGGAGGAGATGGACCGGGACCGCGGCCACTGGTGGGCCCCGGCCGGTGACCGGCTGCTGGCGGCCCGGGCCGACGACGCCCCCGTCCAGCGCTGGTGGATCGCCGACCCGGCCAACCCCGGCAGCGTGCCCGCCGAGGTGGCCTACCCGGCGGCCGGCACCGCCAACGCCGAGGTCGGCCTCTGGCTGCTCGGCCTGGACGGCTCCCGCACCGAGCTGACCTGGGACCGCGAGGCGTTCCCGTACCTGGCCCGGGTGCACTGGTCCGAGCAGGAGCTCACCCTGCTGGTGCAGGCCCGCGACCAGCGCAGCCAGCGGTACCTGACGGTCGACCAGACCACCGGCGCCACCACCACCGTGCTGGCGGAGAGCGACCCGGTCTGGCTGGACCTGTTCTCCGGTGTGCCGGCCAGGACCGCCGACGGCCTGCTGGTCCGGATCGCCGACCAGGACGGCGCCCGCGTCCTGGTGGCCGGGGAGCGGCAGCTGACCGACCGTCGGCTGCACGTCAGGTCGGTGCTCTCGGTGGGCTCGACCGTGCTGTTCACCGCGAGCGGCGGCACCGAGGAGACCGACCCCGTGCCCGGCTGGATCGGCACCTTCGAGATCGGCCTGGACGGCTCCGGCCTGACCCGGCTCGGCGCCGCCGGTGCGGTCTCCGCCGTCCGGGGCGGCGACGTCACGGTGCTGGTCAGCGCGGACCCGGCCTGGTCCGGCGCCCGGGTCGAGGTGCTGGTCGACGGCGAGCCGCTGGCCACCGTCGCCTCGTACGCCGAGACGCCGCTGATCACCGCCCGCCCGGAGTTCGTCTTCGCGGGCGAGCGCCGGATCCCCACCGCGGTCTTCCTGCCGACCGGCTACGACCGGGACCGGGACGGGCTGCTGCCGGTCCTGATGGACCCGTACGGCGGCCCGCACGGGCAGCGGGTGGTGCGGTCGCAGAACCCGCACCTGACCTCGCAGTGGTTCGCCGACCAGGGCTTCGCGGTGATCGTCGCGGACGGCCGGGGCACCCCCGGCCGCAGCCCGGAGTGGGAGAAGGCGATCGCCTTCGACTTCGCCGGGGCCACCCTGGAGGACCAGGTGGACGCGCTCCGGGCGCTGGCCGGGCAGTACCCGCTGGACCTGGAGAAGGTCGCCATCCGGGGCTGGTCGTACGGCGGCTACCTGGCCGCGCTCGCGGTGCTGCGCCGCCCGGACGTGTTCCACGCGGCCGTCTCCGGCGCCCCGGTCACCGACTGGCGGCTCTACGACACCCACTACACCGAGCGCTACCTCGGCCACCCGGACCAGCGCCCGGAGGTCTACGACGCCAACTCGCTGACCGCCGACGCCGCCAAGCTGGAGCGCCCGCTGATGCTGGTGCACGGTCTGGCCGACGACAACGTGGTGGCCGCGCACACCCTGCGGCTGTCCTCCGCGCTGCTCGCCGCCGGGCGCCCGCACACCGTGCTGCCGCTCTCCGGGGTCACCCACATGACGCCGCAGGAGCAGGTCGCGGAGAACCTGCTGCTGCTCCAGGTCTCCTTCCTGAAGGAACAGCTGGGCAGCTGA
- a CDS encoding DUF2304 family protein → MALSISAAVLMLVIVVVLIRRSGLKLAHAIICALLGFYLASSSIAPSIQQVTSNVAGMINGLKL, encoded by the coding sequence ATGGCTCTCTCCATCTCCGCAGCCGTGCTGATGCTGGTCATCGTGGTGGTGCTGATCCGCCGCTCCGGACTGAAGCTGGCGCACGCGATCATCTGCGCACTGCTCGGCTTCTACCTGGCGTCCAGTTCGATCGCCCCCTCGATCCAGCAGGTGACCAGCAACGTGGCCGGCATGATCAACGGCCTGAAGCTCTGA
- the mshB gene encoding N-acetyl-1-D-myo-inositol-2-amino-2-deoxy-alpha-D-glucopyranoside deacetylase, translating to MTAASDRPARRLLLVHAHPDDESIGNGATMARYAAEGAAVTLVTCTLGEGGEVIPPELAELTADRTDTLGEYRIGELTAAMGELGVTDVRFLGGPGRYRDSGMMGLPENDRPDCFWQAPLDEAAAHLVAVVRELRPQVLVTYDEQGGYGHPDHVKAHQVAMRAHELAADPAWRPELGPAWRIAKVYWNRMPRSVIEAGLAATAAAAPFPGVAVPADVPGVVPDELVSTVLDGAAYAGVKAAAMAAHATQITVSGAYFALSNDLGQPLVATEYYQLVRGEPGPELPETDLFAGLGLEAHR from the coding sequence ATGACCGCTGCCTCCGACCGGCCCGCGCGCCGGCTGCTGCTGGTGCACGCCCACCCCGACGACGAGTCGATCGGCAACGGCGCGACCATGGCCAGGTACGCCGCCGAGGGCGCCGCCGTCACGCTGGTGACCTGCACGCTCGGCGAGGGCGGTGAGGTGATCCCGCCGGAGCTGGCGGAGCTGACCGCGGACCGGACCGACACCCTGGGCGAGTACCGGATCGGCGAACTCACCGCCGCGATGGGCGAGCTGGGCGTCACCGACGTCCGCTTCCTGGGCGGCCCGGGGCGCTACCGGGACTCCGGGATGATGGGCCTGCCGGAGAACGACCGCCCCGACTGCTTCTGGCAGGCCCCGCTGGACGAGGCCGCCGCCCACCTGGTGGCGGTGGTCCGCGAGCTGCGGCCGCAGGTGCTGGTCACCTACGACGAGCAGGGCGGCTACGGGCACCCGGACCACGTGAAGGCCCATCAGGTCGCCATGCGGGCCCACGAACTGGCCGCCGACCCGGCCTGGCGGCCCGAGCTCGGCCCGGCCTGGCGGATCGCCAAGGTGTACTGGAACCGGATGCCGCGCTCGGTGATCGAGGCCGGGCTGGCCGCGACCGCCGCCGCGGCGCCGTTCCCGGGGGTCGCCGTCCCGGCCGACGTGCCCGGGGTGGTGCCGGACGAGCTGGTCAGCACCGTGCTGGACGGCGCGGCGTACGCCGGGGTGAAGGCGGCCGCGATGGCGGCGCACGCCACCCAGATCACCGTGTCCGGTGCGTACTTCGCGCTGAGCAACGACCTCGGGCAGCCACTGGTGGCCACCGAGTACTACCAGCTGGTCCGGGGCGAGCCCGGGCCCGAGCTGCCGGAGACCGACCTGTTCGCCGGTCTCGGGCTGGAGGCGCACCGATGA
- a CDS encoding DUF6113 family protein, protein MIRTLPARVLGSREERLAERQPSRGGRLVAYPVLFVLGALVSLCGCFVQSLWPPAGLLLALLATLAVFYGGLRVTGTKLGAGVPLAGWFLMLMVLMAPRPEGDFVLAAGFTSYAYLFLGAVGGVICATLPTRSGFGYGTLTH, encoded by the coding sequence ATGATCCGCACCCTGCCCGCCCGGGTACTCGGCAGCCGCGAGGAGCGGCTGGCCGAGCGTCAGCCGTCGCGCGGCGGACGGCTGGTGGCCTACCCGGTGCTGTTCGTGCTGGGCGCCCTGGTCTCGCTCTGCGGCTGCTTCGTGCAGTCGCTCTGGCCGCCGGCCGGCCTGCTGCTGGCCCTGCTGGCCACCCTGGCGGTGTTCTACGGCGGCCTGCGGGTGACCGGCACCAAGCTCGGCGCGGGGGTGCCGCTGGCCGGCTGGTTCCTGATGCTGATGGTCCTGATGGCCCCGCGCCCGGAGGGCGACTTCGTGCTGGCGGCCGGGTTCACCTCGTACGCCTACCTGTTCCTGGGCGCGGTCGGCGGGGTGATCTGCGCCACCCTGCCGACCAGGTCCGGCTTCGGCTACGGCACTCTGACGCACTGA
- a CDS encoding peptidoglycan binding domain-containing protein yields MSSRESDSAHPSPRRTGPDAYPSGTPPYGTGIPNGADPFGPTAGQPPAAQPAEADDVPKTETTLTTRIRINIPGSRPIPPVVVRSPVKSAEPAEPAGPRHRSAAPSSPVLGVVDAGAPSSTPANLPPEWQESPAAPTEAESTGEWFRPRQKGAPAPVTAGAPRAEAADRQPAPRPGGPGLPPGPTPSGAPASPFAPSAPPTATGRAEDPYDDRRPPAGSYSNDPYAADPYAADPFGADPFREEPVRQAPPVADPFAARHPGEPEDTQIGGFDPIGDDFEAPAPRPGAIPGGAAMFGSAPPAAPQPAKDPFGTGQPPAPGRFADVSYEPAEPFPGTRPAGSRPPAADPFAADPFGTAGPEPTPEARSEAEAEQPKPAAKAPAAAPARRGKGRKLVTYAVVLVLFAGSAAYGTGLMLNQADIPKGTTVLGTDIGGDTRDQAVNVLDGTVAKTGQQPLKLKLGEQTVDLDPTAAGLGFDTTATVDGLTKHSYNPVEVIGSLAGGSKAVAPEVRVDRAKLKAALEGLSAKSSMGLQEGFVRFTPDGKAEVVPGRAGQRVDAAAAMDQVEQAYRARAAGQPDAVLTVPVTAAQPKVSEDALKAAAESLGKQVTSGPVSVTAGTKRWDFTKAIAAKVLTLAPDASGKIVPTWDLDKLTAELDGAFAKSKTKKGNALVPITTQDVADGITSMLDKTGTRAYKFNS; encoded by the coding sequence TTGAGCAGCCGCGAATCTGACAGCGCGCATCCGTCGCCCCGACGTACCGGGCCGGATGCCTACCCGTCGGGCACCCCGCCGTACGGCACGGGCATCCCGAACGGCGCCGACCCGTTCGGCCCGACGGCAGGTCAGCCCCCGGCCGCCCAGCCCGCCGAGGCCGACGACGTCCCGAAGACCGAGACCACCCTGACCACCAGGATCCGGATCAACATCCCCGGCTCCCGGCCGATCCCGCCGGTGGTCGTGCGCAGCCCGGTGAAGAGTGCCGAGCCGGCCGAACCGGCCGGGCCCCGGCACCGTTCGGCCGCTCCCTCCTCCCCGGTGCTCGGCGTGGTCGACGCGGGCGCACCGAGCAGCACCCCGGCGAACCTGCCGCCCGAGTGGCAGGAGAGCCCGGCCGCGCCGACCGAGGCCGAGTCCACCGGCGAGTGGTTCCGCCCCCGGCAGAAGGGCGCACCGGCCCCGGTGACCGCCGGTGCGCCGCGGGCCGAGGCCGCCGACCGGCAGCCCGCGCCCCGGCCCGGCGGGCCCGGCCTGCCGCCGGGGCCGACGCCCTCCGGGGCCCCGGCCTCACCGTTCGCGCCCTCCGCGCCGCCGACCGCCACCGGCCGGGCCGAGGACCCGTACGACGACCGTCGCCCGCCGGCCGGGTCGTACTCCAACGACCCGTACGCGGCGGACCCGTACGCCGCGGATCCGTTCGGAGCCGACCCGTTCCGCGAGGAGCCGGTCCGTCAGGCCCCGCCGGTGGCGGACCCGTTCGCGGCCCGGCACCCCGGCGAGCCGGAGGACACCCAGATCGGCGGCTTCGACCCGATCGGGGACGACTTCGAGGCCCCCGCCCCCCGGCCCGGCGCCATACCTGGCGGTGCCGCGATGTTCGGCTCCGCTCCCCCAGCCGCTCCGCAGCCCGCCAAGGACCCGTTCGGCACCGGCCAGCCGCCGGCACCCGGCCGGTTCGCCGACGTGTCGTACGAGCCCGCCGAGCCCTTCCCCGGCACCCGTCCGGCCGGCTCCCGCCCGCCGGCGGCCGACCCGTTCGCCGCCGACCCGTTCGGCACCGCCGGGCCCGAGCCGACCCCCGAGGCCAGGAGCGAGGCCGAGGCCGAGCAGCCCAAGCCCGCCGCCAAGGCTCCGGCGGCCGCCCCCGCGCGCCGCGGCAAGGGCCGCAAGCTGGTCACCTACGCCGTGGTCCTCGTGCTGTTCGCCGGCTCGGCCGCGTACGGCACCGGTCTGATGCTCAATCAGGCCGACATCCCCAAGGGCACCACGGTGCTCGGCACCGACATCGGCGGCGACACCCGGGACCAGGCGGTCAACGTGCTGGACGGCACGGTGGCGAAGACCGGCCAGCAGCCGCTCAAGCTCAAGCTCGGCGAGCAGACCGTGGATCTGGACCCGACCGCCGCCGGGCTCGGCTTCGACACCACCGCGACGGTGGACGGGCTGACCAAGCACAGCTACAACCCGGTCGAGGTGATCGGTTCGCTGGCCGGCGGCAGCAAGGCGGTGGCCCCCGAGGTGCGGGTCGACCGGGCCAAGCTGAAGGCCGCCTTGGAGGGCCTGAGCGCCAAGTCCAGCATGGGCCTGCAGGAGGGCTTCGTCCGGTTCACCCCGGACGGCAAGGCCGAGGTGGTGCCGGGCCGGGCCGGGCAGCGGGTGGACGCCGCCGCGGCGATGGACCAGGTCGAGCAGGCCTACCGGGCCAGGGCCGCCGGGCAGCCGGACGCGGTGCTCACCGTCCCGGTGACGGCGGCTCAGCCGAAGGTCTCCGAGGACGCGTTGAAGGCCGCCGCCGAGTCGCTCGGCAAGCAGGTCACCAGCGGGCCGGTCTCGGTCACCGCCGGCACCAAGCGCTGGGACTTCACCAAGGCGATCGCCGCCAAGGTGCTCACGCTGGCCCCGGACGCCTCCGGCAAGATCGTGCCGACCTGGGACCTGGACAAGCTCACCGCCGAGCTGGACGGTGCCTTCGCCAAGAGCAAGACCAAGAAGGGCAACGCCCTGGTCCCGATCACCACCCAGGACGTCGCGGACGGCATCACCTCGATGCTGGACAAGACCGGCACCCGGGCGTACAAGTTCAACAGCTGA
- a CDS encoding ABC transporter permease, producing the protein MTNPTKAPEADELGTADTLAPTDDASAPVFRGLSPGKLMWRRFLRDRTGVVSAAIVLMFILIAVCAPLISMIYGKDPTTTYGQNSPDLLTDSGLPVGPNGGISADFWFGLEPGLGRDVFMQLVYGIRTSLLIAFLTSLLTTVLGVAIGIAAGYLGGKTDYFIGRIIDVLMSFPSQIFLIATMPVVISLLVASDEAQPVWLPFVAVTIVLSLLGWMGLARILRATTLSLREREFIEAAKVTGASPFRIIFKELLPNLWTPILVQSTLALPAFVTAEAGLSYLGVGVTEPTPDWGRMIAIAADYLRTDVTFLLFPGLAMVLFVLAFNLLGDSVRDAFDPKTKR; encoded by the coding sequence ATGACTAACCCCACCAAGGCCCCCGAGGCCGACGAACTCGGAACGGCCGACACCCTCGCGCCGACCGACGACGCGTCGGCTCCGGTCTTCCGCGGGCTCTCGCCCGGCAAGCTGATGTGGCGTCGCTTCCTGCGCGACCGCACCGGCGTGGTCAGTGCCGCCATCGTGCTGATGTTCATCCTGATCGCCGTCTGCGCGCCGCTGATCTCGATGATCTACGGCAAGGACCCGACCACCACGTACGGCCAGAACAGCCCCGACCTGCTGACCGACTCCGGTCTGCCGGTGGGGCCCAACGGCGGGATCAGCGCCGACTTCTGGTTCGGCCTGGAGCCCGGCCTCGGCCGGGACGTGTTCATGCAGCTGGTCTACGGCATCCGCACCTCGCTGCTGATCGCCTTCCTGACCTCGCTGCTGACCACCGTCCTCGGTGTGGCGATCGGCATCGCGGCCGGCTACCTCGGCGGCAAGACCGACTACTTCATCGGCCGCATCATCGACGTGCTGATGTCGTTCCCGTCGCAGATCTTCCTGATCGCGACCATGCCGGTGGTGATCAGCCTGCTGGTGGCCAGCGACGAGGCGCAGCCGGTCTGGCTGCCGTTCGTGGCCGTGACCATCGTGCTCTCGCTGCTCGGCTGGATGGGCCTGGCCCGCATCCTCCGCGCGACCACGCTGTCGCTGCGCGAGCGGGAGTTCATCGAGGCGGCCAAGGTGACCGGGGCCTCGCCGTTCCGGATCATCTTCAAGGAGCTGCTGCCCAACCTGTGGACGCCGATCCTGGTGCAGTCCACGCTGGCGCTGCCGGCGTTCGTGACCGCCGAGGCCGGTCTGTCCTACCTGGGCGTCGGCGTCACCGAGCCGACCCCGGACTGGGGCCGGATGATCGCGATCGCGGCCGACTACCTGCGCACCGACGTGACGTTCCTGCTCTTCCCCGGCCTGGCGATGGTGCTGTTCGTCCTCGCCTTCAACCTGCTCGGGGACTCCGTCCGCGACGCCTTCGACCCGAAGACGAAGCGATGA